The following are from one region of the Anaeropeptidivorans aminofermentans genome:
- a CDS encoding helix-turn-helix transcriptional regulator, with amino-acid sequence MKNKIEELRRIKNINQDQLAEALEVSRQTISSLENGRYNPSIILAFKIARYFEQTIEDIFIYEEEKNEER; translated from the coding sequence TTGAAAAATAAGATTGAAGAACTTCGAAGAATAAAAAATATAAATCAAGACCAGCTGGCAGAAGCCCTTGAAGTATCAAGGCAGACCATAAGCTCGCTTGAAAACGGGCGTTATAACCCTTCAATAATTCTTGCTTTTAAAATAGCCAGATATTTTGAGCAGACTATCGAAGATATATTTATCTATGAGGAGGAAAAAAATGAAGAAAGGTAA
- a CDS encoding ABC transporter ATP-binding protein gives MLKVENINVYYGNIHALKGISFDVNKGQIVTLIGSNGAGKTTTLRAISSLIKPKEGDILYEGSSILKTPAEKLVSMGLSHVPEGRKIFVNLTVSENLLMGAYSRKDNKNKLNDDLAYIFTVFPRLKERAKQMGGTLSGGEQQMLAIGRALMSKPKLLMLDEPSMGLAPIVIEEIFSCLKELNKDGLSILLVEQNANIALELSDYGYCIETGEIAFSGNGKDLLKDDRVRKAYLGEE, from the coding sequence ATGCTTAAAGTAGAAAACATCAACGTGTATTACGGAAATATTCACGCGCTGAAGGGCATCAGCTTCGATGTAAATAAAGGGCAGATTGTAACTTTAATCGGCAGTAACGGCGCCGGAAAAACAACCACCTTAAGGGCCATATCCTCTCTGATAAAGCCAAAGGAAGGGGATATTCTCTACGAAGGAAGCTCTATTTTAAAAACACCGGCGGAAAAGCTTGTTTCTATGGGGTTAAGCCATGTTCCGGAAGGAAGAAAAATATTTGTAAATCTTACTGTATCTGAAAATCTCCTTATGGGGGCCTATTCAAGAAAAGACAATAAAAATAAGCTGAACGATGATTTGGCATATATTTTTACCGTATTTCCAAGGCTTAAAGAAAGGGCAAAGCAAATGGGGGGAACCTTGTCCGGCGGTGAGCAGCAGATGCTTGCCATAGGAAGGGCGCTTATGAGTAAGCCAAAGCTTTTAATGCTTGATGAGCCTTCCATGGGCCTTGCGCCTATTGTGATAGAGGAAATATTCTCCTGTTTAAAGGAGCTTAATAAAGACGGTCTTTCCATACTGCTTGTAGAGCAGAATGCAAACATAGCCTTAGAGCTTTCCGATTACGGCTACTGTATAGAAACAGGAGAAATTGCTTTCAGCGGCAACGGAAAAGACCTTCTCAAAGATGACCGGGTAAGAAAGGCGTATTTGGGAGAAGAATAA
- a CDS encoding branched-chain amino acid ABC transporter permease gives MFMEQLNNGLALGSIYALTAIGFTMVYGIIRLINFAHGDIYMMGAYFALLGITVLKLPIFLAFLFGMACACILGFLISRLAYKPVFKAPKINLFLCAIGASIFLENTAMLVFGPETQSFPEVIKNSTYSFMGLKVTTLQLIIFSTAIVLMVILTYIVKYTKLGRAMRCTSQDMDAARLMGINTDRIVYFTFVLGSSLGSAAGILVGMYYRAVYPMMGFMPGLKAFVSAVIGGIGSIPGAMLGGMIMGVSESLGAAYISSGYRDAIAFIILIIILLFKPSGLLGKETGDKI, from the coding sequence ATGTTTATGGAGCAGCTAAATAACGGTTTGGCCCTTGGCAGCATCTATGCCCTTACGGCAATAGGCTTTACCATGGTTTACGGCATTATAAGGCTTATAAATTTTGCCCATGGAGATATTTATATGATGGGAGCGTATTTTGCTCTTTTAGGCATAACTGTTTTAAAACTGCCTATATTCCTGGCATTTCTTTTCGGAATGGCCTGTGCGTGTATCTTAGGCTTTTTAATCTCAAGGCTTGCCTATAAACCTGTTTTCAAGGCGCCGAAAATAAACTTATTTCTCTGCGCCATAGGAGCGTCAATATTTTTAGAAAATACGGCTATGCTTGTTTTCGGGCCGGAGACCCAATCCTTCCCGGAGGTTATAAAAAATTCCACCTATAGCTTCATGGGGCTTAAGGTGACTACGTTGCAGCTGATTATATTTAGTACGGCAATTGTGCTGATGGTGATCCTTACTTATATCGTTAAGTATACGAAGCTTGGAAGAGCCATGCGCTGTACTTCACAGGATATGGACGCGGCAAGGCTTATGGGCATCAATACCGATAGAATTGTATATTTTACCTTCGTTCTCGGTTCTTCCTTAGGCTCTGCGGCAGGAATACTCGTAGGCATGTATTACAGGGCCGTATATCCCATGATGGGCTTTATGCCCGGCCTTAAGGCATTTGTTTCCGCTGTTATCGGCGGCATCGGCTCCATACCCGGGGCAATGCTCGGCGGTATGATTATGGGCGTTTCCGAAAGCCTTGGCGCCGCTTATATTTCATCAGGCTACAGAGACGCAATCGCATTTATTATTTTGATTATTATTCTTTTATTCAAGCCCTCAGGGCTTTTAGGCAAGGAAACAGGGGATAAAATTTAG
- a CDS encoding MBL fold metallo-hydrolase, whose product MKPVEISRRNIMFTEKMGEEYDLNIGLITGKRHNFIIDTGLGSGSVKPILDYMKDSRKPIIVINTHFHWDHIWGNSVFKEDIIISHRKCYEFENKYWEKAFEKFSEKADGEVQKALPNLVFDKNLYFPEDGIELFFTPGHSADTISIYDQLDKVLYAGDNIGDTADEIVPYIDTDMETFKSTIELYKNYDFDYCISGHNKPQGKDIAERMDIALEKSWEKQIEKWGLPEKS is encoded by the coding sequence ATGAAACCTGTTGAAATAAGCAGAAGAAATATTATGTTTACGGAGAAAATGGGAGAAGAATATGACCTTAATATCGGTCTTATTACGGGAAAACGGCACAATTTTATTATTGATACAGGCCTTGGAAGCGGAAGCGTTAAGCCTATACTTGACTATATGAAAGACAGCAGAAAGCCTATTATTGTGATTAATACCCATTTCCATTGGGACCATATATGGGGAAACTCGGTATTTAAGGAAGATATTATTATTTCCCACAGGAAATGCTATGAGTTTGAAAATAAATACTGGGAAAAGGCCTTTGAAAAATTTAGTGAAAAGGCCGACGGAGAAGTACAGAAAGCCCTTCCCAATTTAGTATTTGATAAAAATTTATACTTTCCTGAAGACGGTATCGAATTATTTTTTACTCCCGGTCATAGCGCCGATACCATCAGCATCTATGACCAATTAGATAAAGTGCTTTATGCAGGGGATAATATCGGGGATACTGCAGATGAAATTGTGCCTTATATTGATACGGATATGGAAACCTTTAAAAGCACAATAGAACTATATAAAAATTATGATTTTGATTATTGTATTTCAGGCCATAACAAGCCCCAAGGCAAGGACATAGCAGAAAGAATGGATATTGCCTTGGAGAAGTCTTGGGAAAAACAGATAGAAAAATGGGGGCTTCCTGAAAAAAGCTAA
- a CDS encoding sigma-54-dependent transcriptional regulator yields the protein MKNILIIDDEPSILVALEFSLNDIYKVQTSSSVPEAFAILENKETDLILLDQRLGEYDGLEVLINIKKKYPYIPVIAMTAYGSIESSIKAMQNGAYYYITKPLDLPGLRSLISKALDYQILEEQVAYLKQELSGKYASSIIIGKHKAMANIIDTVERIKDLNVNVLITGESGTGKEVIARAVHYSGERAERPLQIINCAAIPYNLLESELFGYEKGAFTGASVSKKGRIELAQGGDVFLDEIGDMEMGLQAKLLRVIQERKISRLGSEGDIDLDVRFIAATNKDLKEEILKGKFREDLYYRLNVISLHMPALRERKEDIPAFIIHFLEKFNKKFNKNIRFISPEAGQVLKSYDYPGNVRELENIMERAVALSHDETLNFSDLPGELVSNVNTDLFDNYIITHIGESLREAEKKLTLATLKHFKGNKRKAAEVLGLSERHLRTKIKEYEDEIPEGEIFSDRENNS from the coding sequence ATGAAGAACATATTGATTATAGACGACGAGCCTTCTATTTTAGTTGCTCTTGAATTTTCCCTGAATGATATATATAAAGTGCAGACGTCTTCAAGCGTTCCGGAGGCCTTTGCCATTCTCGAAAACAAAGAAACAGACCTTATCCTTCTTGACCAAAGGCTTGGAGAATATGACGGCCTTGAGGTTTTAATCAATATAAAGAAGAAATATCCCTATATTCCCGTAATCGCCATGACTGCCTACGGAAGCATTGAATCTTCCATCAAGGCCATGCAGAACGGGGCTTATTACTATATAACAAAGCCGCTTGATTTACCCGGATTGCGAAGCCTTATTTCAAAGGCCCTTGATTATCAGATTCTTGAAGAGCAGGTGGCCTATTTAAAGCAGGAGCTCAGCGGAAAATACGCTTCAAGCATCATCATAGGAAAGCACAAGGCCATGGCCAATATTATAGACACGGTGGAAAGGATTAAGGACCTGAACGTAAACGTATTGATAACAGGCGAAAGCGGAACGGGGAAAGAGGTCATTGCAAGGGCCGTCCATTATTCCGGCGAAAGGGCGGAAAGGCCTTTGCAGATTATAAACTGCGCCGCCATCCCCTATAATCTTCTTGAAAGCGAACTTTTCGGCTATGAGAAAGGAGCCTTTACAGGAGCTTCCGTATCCAAAAAGGGGAGAATAGAGCTTGCCCAGGGGGGCGATGTATTCCTTGACGAAATAGGGGATATGGAAATGGGCCTCCAGGCGAAGCTTTTAAGGGTGATACAGGAAAGAAAGATTTCACGCCTTGGAAGCGAAGGGGATATTGACCTTGATGTAAGGTTTATCGCAGCAACCAATAAGGATTTAAAAGAAGAAATTTTAAAAGGGAAATTCAGGGAGGATTTATATTACAGGCTCAATGTTATAAGCCTTCATATGCCGGCCCTGAGAGAAAGAAAGGAAGATATCCCCGCCTTTATTATACATTTTCTTGAAAAGTTCAATAAAAAGTTCAATAAGAATATCCGCTTTATTTCCCCGGAAGCAGGGCAGGTATTGAAAAGCTATGACTATCCGGGAAATGTAAGAGAGCTTGAAAATATAATGGAAAGAGCCGTCGCCCTTTCTCATGATGAGACTTTAAATTTTTCGGATTTGCCGGGAGAGCTTGTTTCAAATGTCAATACGGATTTATTCGATAATTACATCATAACCCATATTGGGGAAAGCCTTAGAGAAGCCGAAAAGAAGCTTACTTTAGCCACCTTAAAGCATTTTAAGGGCAATAAAAGAAAGGCGGCAGAGGTTTTAGGATTAAGCGAAAGGCATTTAAGAACGAAAATAAAAGAATATGAAGATGAAATCCCCGAAGGGGAAATTTTTTCCGACAGGGAAAATAATTCATAA
- a CDS encoding transporter substrate-binding domain-containing protein — protein sequence MYRSIRVAGLIIIFLFLFSGAAKGEVLPGKLIKVAGDNNYPPYEFISDSGVYKGFNNDIIQAISINEELDIELYPMAWQEAMEALEKDEVDVIQGMTISEDRAKLFDFTQSYITKEQVIFVLEGNDYVSSLEDLYGKKISYQANDINTDFIRDIHNIEKLPKENQIIAMEALLNGEADAFIGDRHTGSFYLQKEGIYGRIKIAGEPLKTTYYAIAVKKGNEELLKVLDEGVSNLKTSGTYTKIYNKWFGEVIYEEGHYLKQFLLAAWGAFFVAVMITFFTVLINKRLKDEVAKRTMGLSAANEELNSAKSQLEHNYRLLNNILGSTVSGIIALDKNLEIININSRAEALLKKKALLGTSFKGLELYQYLGNEGISSAFEGNVSTESIKINLEGKDEYIDCAISPVTEEKGIATVICMLTDRTEEIRLKNMLNIQDKMSAVGKLTTSIAYELRNPLTAIKAYIDLLPLKIDNPDFRKRMSEIVPKEIERMNILIASLLDYSKPRPPLPQKIQLKGLFSDIIGLFNPIIRRQGIKLIWDMENIYIWSDRNQIKQVFVNIILNSIEAVSRNGIIKISAKEEGDFALIEIEDNGFGIPEEDLSKIFDVFYTSANKKNGTGMGLSVSYQFVRENGGDIFYESKLGESTKAILRLPLYKSENFQ from the coding sequence ATGTACAGGAGTATAAGGGTAGCAGGCTTAATAATTATTTTTTTATTCTTATTTTCAGGCGCGGCAAAGGGAGAGGTCCTGCCTGGAAAATTAATCAAAGTAGCAGGGGATAATAATTACCCGCCTTACGAATTTATAAGCGATTCGGGGGTATATAAAGGGTTTAATAACGATATTATACAGGCCATTTCCATAAACGAAGAGCTTGATATAGAGCTTTACCCCATGGCGTGGCAGGAGGCCATGGAAGCCCTTGAAAAGGATGAGGTGGACGTAATCCAGGGTATGACCATAAGCGAGGACAGAGCGAAGCTTTTTGACTTTACCCAAAGCTATATCACAAAGGAGCAGGTTATTTTTGTTCTCGAAGGAAATGATTATGTTTCGTCCCTTGAAGACTTATACGGGAAAAAGATTTCCTATCAGGCAAACGATATCAATACGGACTTTATAAGGGATATTCATAATATTGAAAAGCTTCCGAAGGAAAACCAAATCATAGCCATGGAAGCGCTTTTAAATGGGGAAGCTGACGCCTTCATAGGGGACAGGCATACGGGAAGCTTTTATCTCCAAAAGGAAGGCATTTACGGAAGAATAAAAATCGCAGGCGAACCCTTAAAGACCACCTATTATGCCATTGCCGTAAAAAAGGGCAATGAGGAGCTTTTGAAGGTTCTTGACGAAGGGGTATCAAATTTAAAGACCAGCGGTACTTATACGAAAATATATAATAAATGGTTTGGAGAGGTTATTTATGAAGAGGGCCATTATTTAAAGCAGTTTTTGCTTGCGGCATGGGGTGCCTTTTTTGTTGCAGTCATGATAACTTTTTTTACGGTTCTCATAAATAAGAGGCTGAAAGATGAAGTAGCTAAAAGGACCATGGGTCTTTCTGCCGCCAATGAAGAATTAAACAGTGCCAAATCCCAGCTTGAGCATAATTACAGGCTTTTAAATAATATCCTTGGAAGCACTGTTTCAGGGATTATCGCTCTTGATAAAAATTTAGAAATCATAAATATCAATTCAAGGGCAGAGGCCCTTTTAAAGAAAAAGGCGCTTCTGGGAACCAGCTTTAAAGGCCTTGAATTATATCAATATTTAGGCAATGAAGGCATTTCATCGGCCTTTGAAGGAAACGTATCCACAGAAAGCATAAAAATAAACCTTGAAGGAAAGGACGAATATATAGACTGCGCCATCAGCCCCGTAACGGAGGAAAAGGGCATCGCTACGGTAATATGCATGCTTACGGACAGAACAGAGGAAATACGCCTTAAAAATATGCTGAATATTCAGGATAAAATGTCCGCTGTGGGAAAGCTTACCACAAGCATTGCCTATGAGCTTCGAAACCCTCTTACGGCTATAAAAGCATATATAGACCTTCTGCCCCTTAAAATAGATAATCCTGATTTCAGAAAGCGTATGTCTGAAATTGTTCCTAAGGAAATTGAAAGAATGAATATCCTCATTGCGAGCCTTCTGGATTATTCAAAGCCGCGGCCGCCTTTACCTCAAAAAATACAGCTGAAAGGGCTTTTTTCAGATATCATAGGGCTTTTTAACCCTATTATAAGAAGGCAGGGGATAAAGCTGATATGGGATATGGAAAATATTTATATATGGTCCGACAGAAATCAAATCAAGCAGGTATTTGTCAATATTATATTAAACAGCATAGAGGCTGTTTCAAGAAACGGCATCATTAAAATATCCGCTAAGGAAGAAGGCGATTTTGCTTTGATAGAAATAGAGGATAACGGCTTTGGCATTCCTGAGGAGGATTTATCGAAGATATTCGATGTCTTTTATACTTCTGCCAATAAGAAAAACGGCACGGGCATGGGCCTTAGCGTAAGCTATCAGTTCGTTCGGGAAAACGGCGGGGATATTTTTTATGAAAGTAAATTAGGAGAAAGCACAAAGGCAATCCTTCGGCTTCCTCTTTATAAAAGCGAGAACTTTCAATAA
- a CDS encoding ABC transporter ATP-binding protein, whose product MNVLETKNITMRFGGLTAVNNVSIEVPKENIISLIGPNGAGKTTFFNLLTGIYRPTEGNINICGKPVVGLKPFEVTSLGVGRTFQNIRLFKSMTVLENVMLGQFSRTGSGFFQCVLGSKGAKAEEKKSKEIAMELLDFVGLSHKRNELATSLPYGEQRKVEIARAMAVEPELILLDEPAAGMNTSEKREAQNLIKKIQQRGLTVFLIEHDMKLVMGISDRVIVLDYGNKIAEGAPQEIQKNERVIAAYLGKGGEANA is encoded by the coding sequence ATGAACGTATTGGAGACTAAGAACATAACCATGAGATTCGGCGGCCTTACCGCTGTAAACAATGTAAGCATAGAGGTCCCGAAGGAAAACATCATCAGCCTTATCGGCCCTAACGGCGCAGGAAAAACCACATTTTTCAATCTTCTTACAGGCATCTACAGGCCAACGGAAGGAAATATCAATATATGCGGAAAGCCGGTTGTAGGCCTTAAGCCTTTTGAAGTGACGAGCCTTGGTGTAGGCAGAACATTTCAAAACATACGCCTTTTTAAAAGCATGACAGTCCTTGAAAACGTAATGCTGGGGCAGTTTTCAAGAACGGGAAGCGGATTTTTCCAGTGTGTACTGGGGTCCAAAGGCGCAAAAGCCGAAGAAAAAAAGTCAAAGGAAATAGCCATGGAGCTTTTGGATTTCGTGGGGTTATCTCATAAGCGAAATGAGCTTGCAACTTCCTTGCCTTACGGTGAGCAAAGGAAGGTTGAGATTGCCAGGGCAATGGCTGTAGAGCCTGAGCTTATCCTTCTTGACGAGCCTGCGGCAGGAATGAATACCTCTGAAAAAAGAGAGGCACAAAATCTAATAAAGAAAATACAGCAAAGAGGGCTTACAGTTTTTCTCATAGAACATGATATGAAGCTTGTAATGGGCATTTCCGACAGGGTTATCGTTCTTGACTACGGCAATAAAATAGCCGAAGGAGCACCTCAGGAAATCCAGAAAAACGAAAGGGTTATTGCCGCTTATCTTGGAAAAGGAGGCGAAGCCAATGCTTAA
- a CDS encoding ABC transporter substrate-binding protein gives MKGNIRFKRTLALGLSALLLATGCGQSGAGKGASSGKGEITIASVNPMTGDSAQFGDIKVKAIEMAIEEFNEKDVLGGVKVKLAVGDDTGNPKEAPNVAQKFASDKNILALIGHWNSSCTLAARNIYEQAGLPVITDSVNKAITDGSTPHLFRISLTDTAQAESLADYAYNVAGKRKAAILYTANDFGTGLMNDFTAKFTALGGEVTASETYFEGQSKDFSPQITKIKEKNPDLLFVAGYYVETALIAQQAKASGLDIQILGTDGISSEELIKLGGDAVEGILFGAFFHPDVEFSGTKEFTEKFVAKYGKNPDTYAALAYDSAKIILAAIEKYGAEVTREQITEYIKGAQDFPGVAGPITFKDNDVTRGVIVVTVQNGKFVPSEKQLGKE, from the coding sequence ATGAAAGGTAATATTAGGTTCAAAAGAACACTTGCATTAGGTCTTTCAGCGCTTCTTTTAGCAACCGGCTGCGGTCAAAGCGGAGCCGGCAAAGGAGCTTCATCCGGCAAAGGAGAAATAACCATCGCAAGCGTAAACCCTATGACAGGGGACTCGGCACAGTTTGGCGATATTAAAGTTAAAGCGATTGAAATGGCCATCGAAGAGTTTAACGAAAAAGACGTTCTCGGCGGAGTAAAGGTTAAGCTTGCCGTAGGAGATGATACGGGAAACCCTAAGGAAGCGCCAAACGTTGCACAGAAATTCGCTTCCGATAAGAATATCCTTGCTCTTATAGGGCACTGGAATAGCTCCTGTACTTTGGCTGCAAGAAATATTTACGAGCAGGCAGGCCTTCCTGTTATAACAGACTCTGTTAACAAGGCTATAACAGATGGAAGCACCCCTCATTTATTCAGAATATCTCTTACAGATACAGCGCAAGCGGAATCCTTGGCAGATTATGCTTATAATGTAGCCGGAAAGAGAAAGGCCGCTATTCTTTATACGGCAAACGATTTTGGAACAGGGCTTATGAATGATTTTACAGCTAAATTTACAGCCCTCGGCGGAGAGGTAACCGCTTCCGAAACCTATTTTGAAGGCCAGTCAAAGGACTTCAGCCCGCAGATAACAAAAATCAAAGAAAAAAATCCCGACCTTTTATTTGTGGCAGGATATTATGTTGAAACAGCCCTGATTGCACAGCAGGCAAAGGCATCAGGCCTTGATATTCAAATTCTAGGAACCGACGGCATCAGCTCCGAAGAGCTTATAAAGCTCGGCGGAGACGCAGTTGAAGGAATCCTTTTCGGCGCATTCTTCCACCCCGATGTTGAATTTTCAGGCACGAAGGAATTTACAGAAAAGTTTGTTGCGAAATACGGCAAAAACCCTGATACATACGCAGCTCTTGCATATGACTCCGCTAAAATAATCCTCGCCGCAATAGAAAAATACGGCGCAGAAGTAACAAGAGAGCAAATAACAGAATATATCAAAGGCGCTCAGGATTTCCCCGGGGTTGCGGGACCGATTACATTTAAAGATAACGACGTTACAAGAGGCGTTATTGTTGTAACAGTACAAAACGGCAAATTCGTCCCTTCTGAAAAGCAGCTTGGCAAGGAATAG
- a CDS encoding branched-chain amino acid ABC transporter permease produces MATLKVFLNLSIALVVLYVVIKLFSKAFDLCAKKYGDLDPKIKKTVNIIFAVVILGWPFLTSGVPYIQRTSIMILVYVVLALSLNFVLGFAGQLSMGHSAFYGIGAYITALLMVNLKVSFWIALPLSAAGAALFGFILGLPTLRLKGDYLAIVTIGFGEIIRLVLVNWISLTRGPAGIPGIPSPSIFGFVLGDNIHFYYLLLGLAVITVFISVRLLNSRLGRGMIAVMDDEIAADAMGVNSTKLKVLAFVLGAAVAGACGSMFATFIHYVNPDNFTYMESVTILCMVVLGGVGSVPGVIAGAAILTIMPEMLRDISTYRYAIYGLLLIVMMIVRPQGMISSSGRRRSS; encoded by the coding sequence TTGGCTACATTAAAGGTTTTCTTGAATCTCTCCATAGCCCTTGTCGTTCTTTACGTAGTAATAAAGCTTTTTTCAAAGGCTTTTGACCTATGTGCCAAAAAATACGGGGACTTGGATCCGAAAATCAAAAAAACAGTAAATATTATATTTGCAGTCGTTATACTGGGCTGGCCCTTTTTAACCAGCGGCGTGCCTTATATTCAAAGAACAAGCATTATGATTTTAGTTTATGTGGTTCTTGCCTTAAGTTTGAACTTTGTTCTGGGCTTTGCGGGGCAGCTTTCCATGGGCCATTCAGCCTTCTACGGCATCGGCGCTTATATTACGGCCTTACTGATGGTAAACCTTAAAGTTTCCTTCTGGATTGCCCTTCCCTTAAGTGCAGCAGGCGCGGCACTTTTCGGCTTTATCTTAGGTCTTCCTACTTTGAGGCTGAAAGGAGACTATCTGGCCATTGTCACCATAGGTTTCGGAGAAATCATAAGGCTTGTGCTTGTAAATTGGATTTCTCTTACGAGAGGCCCAGCAGGCATACCGGGAATTCCTTCCCCTTCCATATTCGGCTTCGTTTTAGGGGACAATATCCATTTTTACTATCTTCTTCTGGGCTTAGCTGTAATTACTGTATTCATATCTGTAAGGCTTTTAAATTCCCGTTTGGGGCGGGGTATGATTGCCGTTATGGACGATGAAATTGCAGCCGATGCCATGGGGGTAAATTCCACAAAGTTAAAGGTTTTGGCATTCGTTTTGGGAGCGGCCGTAGCAGGAGCCTGCGGAAGCATGTTTGCCACCTTTATTCACTATGTAAATCCTGATAACTTTACTTATATGGAATCTGTAACGATTCTCTGCATGGTAGTTTTAGGCGGTGTAGGAAGCGTTCCAGGGGTTATTGCAGGGGCGGCGATTCTTACCATTATGCCTGAAATGCTTAGAGATATTTCCACCTACCGCTATGCAATATACGGCCTGCTCTTAATCGTGATGATGATTGTAAGGCCCCAGGGCATGATAAGCTCTTCCGGAAGGAGGCGCAGTTCCTAA
- the rpoN gene encoding RNA polymerase factor sigma-54, whose protein sequence is MDINIALSQKTMISPALYRSLEMLKMNTAALEEYIKFISDENPFIEISPPERIRPFSSVMLPDNENYGVPEGESLYEALEAQVYDLKITKREALILRAIISMVDESGYLKISSEEISNDLNLPVGTVKKLIKLLKAMEPAGVGAGSLKECLILQARRLNEKPLYIEEIIKFYLKELSKKQYRKIAKSLSAREEEIIYACSVIESLNPLPGNGYKAAPSIYIIPDAYITNQNGILSAGINKEGRINVEINRDHEEYLNYSNTPQIKKYIKEKQQQADNLLHALNQRDSTLLKCVKEISFKQKAFFLGEKPYLENLSLSDISESLNLNISTISRALKDKYIEFDNKVYPAKYFLSRKVNNDLKSPSKSRCVYLIGELIKNEDKKVPLNDSALSAILMEKNICISRRTVAKYRDMLHIPMASERKRRYSKFKAEQ, encoded by the coding sequence ATGGACATAAATATAGCCCTAAGCCAAAAAACCATGATTTCTCCAGCCCTTTACAGGTCCCTTGAAATGCTTAAAATGAATACAGCAGCCCTTGAGGAGTATATAAAGTTTATTTCAGACGAGAACCCCTTTATTGAAATCTCTCCCCCCGAAAGGATACGCCCCTTTTCTTCTGTCATGCTCCCCGATAATGAGAATTACGGGGTTCCGGAAGGAGAGAGCCTTTATGAAGCCTTAGAAGCTCAAGTTTACGACTTGAAAATTACAAAAAGAGAAGCCCTAATCCTTCGGGCTATTATTTCCATGGTAGACGAAAGCGGATATTTAAAAATTTCTTCAGAGGAAATTTCCAATGACCTGAATCTGCCTGTAGGCACAGTAAAAAAGCTTATAAAGCTCCTGAAAGCCATGGAGCCGGCCGGTGTAGGTGCGGGAAGCCTTAAAGAATGCCTTATTCTTCAAGCAAGAAGGCTTAACGAAAAGCCCCTTTACATAGAAGAAATCATAAAATTCTATTTAAAAGAGCTTTCAAAAAAACAATATAGAAAAATAGCCAAAAGCCTCTCTGCCAGAGAAGAAGAAATTATCTATGCCTGCTCCGTCATAGAAAGCCTGAACCCTCTTCCGGGAAACGGCTATAAAGCCGCTCCCTCCATATACATTATTCCCGATGCCTATATCACAAATCAGAACGGAATCCTTTCTGCAGGAATTAACAAAGAGGGCAGAATTAATGTAGAAATAAACAGGGACCATGAGGAATATCTCAATTATTCCAATACGCCTCAAATAAAAAAATATATTAAAGAAAAGCAGCAGCAGGCGGATAATCTTTTACACGCGCTGAACCAAAGAGACAGTACCTTGCTTAAATGCGTGAAGGAAATCAGCTTTAAACAGAAGGCCTTCTTCCTCGGCGAAAAGCCTTATCTTGAAAACCTGAGCCTTTCGGATATATCGGAAAGCCTAAACCTTAACATTTCCACTATAAGCCGGGCTTTGAAAGATAAATATATTGAATTTGACAATAAAGTTTATCCGGCTAAATATTTTCTTTCAAGAAAAGTAAATAATGATTTAAAAAGCCCTTCCAAAAGCCGCTGTGTCTATCTTATAGGAGAGCTTATCAAAAATGAGGATAAGAAAGTCCCTCTGAACGACAGCGCCCTTTCAGCTATCCTCATGGAAAAAAACATCTGTATTTCAAGAAGAACCGTGGCGAAGTATAGGGATATGCTTCATATCCCTATGGCTTCCGAAAGAAAGAGAAGATATAGTAAATTTAAAGCGGAACAGTAA